The window CGGCAATTGGTGCTGCTTTTCCCAACAATCTCGGCAATTTCGTCATACTCGTATTGGAGTACCTCTCTCAATAAGAATACCGCCCTCTCTACCCAAGACAGCTGCTGCAGCAGCAATAGGTACGCGGTCGAAAGAGACTCTTTTTGCGAATAATAGAGATCAGGTTCTGTCTGATTGTCTTCACGCGTTATAAGTGGCTCTGGCAGCCACGGACCTACATAGACCTCGCGCTTTTTGCTGGCGGAACGCAGCTTATCGATACACCGATTGGTAACGATTTTGCATAAATACGCTTTAGGATTGTGGACATGCGCCGGATTCGTCTCATTCACATATAGAAATGCCTCCTGCACGACATCCTCAGCATCCATGACACTCCCCAGCATTCGATAGGCTAGTGAGAACAAAAGCGGTTTATACGATGTATATACCTGCTCGGAAGATCCGGCTAACTCCATATCGCACAGCTCCTCACTCTATTTAGATGATATGACAATTTTACGCTAAATGGCTTTCTTTTAAAATAGCCTCTGCCGCTCGTTTGGCGCTTGCCGCTGATGCGTCAACAAGCATTTCACCATGACTGACCCAGTCCCCAGCCACATAAAGGCCACGAATACCCTGAACAGCCGGACCTGTTAACCTATCTGATTTACCTATATGCATATAGTCGTGGACAACCGTAATATTGGGTAGGAACTGTCTTGCGACAACTTCTTGTTCCCAGCCTGGATGAAGTGTATTCATGGTAGCAGTTAGTATTTGCTCGTCTGCCTTAGGATCGCTTTCCCCAGGTCCGTTATACTTCACCAAATGCACAACCAATGTACCGTCATCACTTAATTTGGCTTGGAAGGTATGATGGGAGAAAAAGATAGGTTGATCCAGAGCGATCGCAACATCTCGTCCGCGGACGGGCAGCTTCTTCAATCCTAAATCAAGGCATGCCGCTTTCGATGGACGTGCCTCATCCTTCCAACGTTTCAGTACCGTATGATCGGCATCACGAACGAGCTTGTAGGTCTCAGAAGCGGAAGCGGTGCTGATCACGTTTGAAATTTCTAGATATTCCTCATCAGCAAGCTTAAGCTTTTGAACCTTGCCATCCTGATGCACGATCTCTTTCACATCTTTGCCGCTAACGATATGCACCCCCGCTTGAACCGCTTTGTCGTGAAGCTGATCCACGATCGTTTGCCAGCCGCCATGGAGGTATAGGACCCCCTTAAGTGAACGCTGTACTTGTGCCAGTACGGGACCGGCCAGCTGATAGTCTGGATCGTGCGTGTATGTGGCGGTTCTGCACAGCGCATAGAAAATATGACGTACCATCGGATCAGGAATCTCACCTTCAGCCCAATCCCTCAAGGTTGAATTGCTTAATGTGGTTAAATCGATTTTGTTTAACTTCATCACCATTCGCAGGAGAGTCATTTTGCCAGACCATGATAGAAGCTTAGATGATAACATACTCATCGGACTCGCTGGCATTGGCAGAATTTGATTGTTCCAGATGGCATTCACTTTGGATGAAGGCGCACCCCCATCTATGTGAACTCCAAGCTCTTGTAGAATCGAGTACGCTTTCCCAGCGCGGTATAACGCATGCCCGCCTAAGTTAAAGGAAACACCATTTTTCTTATTCGTAATGGCCCTGCCTCCCAAGCGCCCCGATTTCTCCAAAACAACCACTTTATTTCCATCCTTAGCTAATTCGATGGCCGCAATTAATCCAGCTAAGCCTCCACCAATAATCGCTGTGTCGTATTTTTTCATGTTCATCACCCTCCGTTTCGCTTTCATACATAAGGCGAAATAGGGAAGTGTTTTGTGACAGATACGGTTTCAAAATCAAACTTTCTTTGTGGATATCTCGATCTGTGGATATGTTGACACTATGCGTGAAAGTTATACACAACGGGACTTTTTACCCTGTGGAATTGTGGATAATTATGTGGATAAAATAAATAATTTCAGTCAAGCTAAACAGAGGGTAAGCTCTGCTCACCCCCAACCCCCTTATCATATGTCAAAAAAGTGCTGCTTCTTTTCACATTAAACAGATCGACTGCTCTCTAACCTTATGCCCTTGTTCAAGTCCAACGCTTCCTTCCAATAATACCCGGCTAAAGCAATATCGAAGACACCTAAACCCATCGGATTGAAGTAAATCGACTCCTCCGCAGAAATATCTTTCAATCGATTACGCAGCACAATATCTGCTAACGTCATAACATCTGGCTCCTGTAAATCATACTGCAGATGCAGTTGTTCGATGTCCGTATTTTCACGACATACCTCTCGCCAATCATCCACGATAATAGCCTTCACCTTGGCTACGCTTTCCGGCCAAAAATCCCTTAGCGATATATTGAGCAGCAGTGCCCCTTTTGGTGGAGCCTCGTCGATATACCTTTGTGCAGAGACGGTACATGTGGCAATTACGTTAGCTCTTCGATAGCCGGACCGCCAATCGCTTGTGATGTCAGTAATCCCTTGAACGGCAGCAGGAACCGTGCTTGGATCTACACCCTTCAGATCGTACACAGTCACCCGTTTAATCTTTTCTCCGAATAACGCGATACACATATCGAGGTGCAACCGACCAATGGGTCCCCACCCTATCACACTGATGCGCAAATCAGCAGGCTGCCTGGTTGCGATATAATGACTAAGCATGACACCGCTCACCGCCGCTGTCCGCAAGCCATTCAGCAAGCCGCTGTGGATAAATGCCAGAGGCTCACCAGTAGTAGGCTTATTTAGAATAATGGTATTATGCGCTCTAGGAAGGCCGAGGCGGTTATTATTCGGAAAGCTTGCAATCCACTTAATTCCCGACATCTCGATAGTTCCGCCTACGAAAGCAGGCATCGCTATAATCCGGTTGGCCTGCTCACGGAATCGTAAGTACGGCTTTAAGGGGTGTACACAGTCACCACTGTCTTTAATGGCAACGACATCTTGGATGATGTCAGTTAGCTTCGTCCAATCGATTCCGATTTCTCGGATATGGTCATCTTGTAAATAAATCATACGCCAGTCTCCCATACCAGGTACTCGGATTAGAGCCTATCTCTTGCAAAACCCATTCGTCGTTGTACACAGTGTTCAAATAACGCTCGCCTCGATCTGGTAAAATGGCGGCACAAACCGCTCCATCAGGGATGCTTCCGCTCATTTTGCGGATCGCAGAAATAACGCCTCCAGAAGAGGCACCCGCCAAAATCGCTTCACTCCGCACTAAAGCGCGGCAGCCTTCTACGCAATCCATGTCAGAAACGTAAATGACAAGGTCCGCTACATCATGTTTGTATAGACCTGGTATCATTCCGGCGCCGAGCCCCGGGAACCTTCTCGAACCTTTTTCCCCGCCAAAAATGACACTTCCTTCCGCATCCACAGCTACAATCTGTGTGGACCACCTACGACTTCGGATGTATTCCATACACCCTCGAATCGTTCCACATGAACTTACGCCACAAAATAAATAGTCAATCGGTCCCAATTGCTCTCCGATTTCCGACATTGTCGTCTCCATATGTGCCTTGGCATTATCAGGGCTTGCATACTGATTGGTCCAATACGCATTCGGTATTTGTCCAACCAGCTCGCCTACTCTCCGAATCCGTGCGGGCAAAAATTCACCAGTCTCCGCGTCAGGTTCCGTGACAAGATCAATTTCTCCATGAAAGCTGCGGATAATCTGCTTATGCTGCTCGGTTGTGCGGGGATCAACCACACAGATGAATCGCAGTCCAAGATAACAGCATAGCTGCGCAAGACTAATAGCCAAATTACCTGAACTCGATTCCACAATGACGCTGTCGCGGGTCACTTCACCACGCCGTATCGCTTCTCGAAGCATATAAAGTGCTGGCCTATCCTTCGCGCTGCCCCCTGGATTCATCCACTCCATCTTCCCGTAAACTTCGAATG is drawn from Paenibacillus sp. V4I7 and contains these coding sequences:
- a CDS encoding RNA polymerase sigma-70 factor: MELAGSSEQVYTSYKPLLFSLAYRMLGSVMDAEDVVQEAFLYVNETNPAHVHNPKAYLCKIVTNRCIDKLRSASKKREVYVGPWLPEPLITREDNQTEPDLYYSQKESLSTAYLLLLQQLSWVERAVFLLREVLQYEYDEIAEIVGKSSTNCRQIFRRAKSAISSFPDRGDDPKVLQKQPVIEQTSAAVEQFVQALVSGNIGQLLNIVKADAVLYSDGGGKVKAAVKPIMGAERIAMFFSGLLSKVPPGFSYSLATVNGQMGIVAYDEGLPYNVISFHVVDGQIDAIYLVVNPDKLRHL
- a CDS encoding NAD(P)/FAD-dependent oxidoreductase; its protein translation is MKKYDTAIIGGGLAGLIAAIELAKDGNKVVVLEKSGRLGGRAITNKKNGVSFNLGGHALYRAGKAYSILQELGVHIDGGAPSSKVNAIWNNQILPMPASPMSMLSSKLLSWSGKMTLLRMVMKLNKIDLTTLSNSTLRDWAEGEIPDPMVRHIFYALCRTATYTHDPDYQLAGPVLAQVQRSLKGVLYLHGGWQTIVDQLHDKAVQAGVHIVSGKDVKEIVHQDGKVQKLKLADEEYLEISNVISTASASETYKLVRDADHTVLKRWKDEARPSKAACLDLGLKKLPVRGRDVAIALDQPIFFSHHTFQAKLSDDGTLVVHLVKYNGPGESDPKADEQILTATMNTLHPGWEQEVVARQFLPNITVVHDYMHIGKSDRLTGPAVQGIRGLYVAGDWVSHGEMLVDASAASAKRAAEAILKESHLA
- a CDS encoding 2,3-diaminopropionate biosynthesis protein SbnB, which gives rise to MIYLQDDHIREIGIDWTKLTDIIQDVVAIKDSGDCVHPLKPYLRFREQANRIIAMPAFVGGTIEMSGIKWIASFPNNNRLGLPRAHNTIILNKPTTGEPLAFIHSGLLNGLRTAAVSGVMLSHYIATRQPADLRISVIGWGPIGRLHLDMCIALFGEKIKRVTVYDLKGVDPSTVPAAVQGITDITSDWRSGYRRANVIATCTVSAQRYIDEAPPKGALLLNISLRDFWPESVAKVKAIIVDDWREVCRENTDIEQLHLQYDLQEPDVMTLADIVLRNRLKDISAEESIYFNPMGLGVFDIALAGYYWKEALDLNKGIRLESSRSV
- the sbnA gene encoding 2,3-diaminopropionate biosynthesis protein SbnA yields the protein MQLEGGIVEAIGGTPLIRLERLFKDQPFEVYGKMEWMNPGGSAKDRPALYMLREAIRRGEVTRDSVIVESSSGNLAISLAQLCCYLGLRFICVVDPRTTEQHKQIIRSFHGEIDLVTEPDAETGEFLPARIRRVGELVGQIPNAYWTNQYASPDNAKAHMETTMSEIGEQLGPIDYLFCGVSSCGTIRGCMEYIRSRRWSTQIVAVDAEGSVIFGGEKGSRRFPGLGAGMIPGLYKHDVADLVIYVSDMDCVEGCRALVRSEAILAGASSGGVISAIRKMSGSIPDGAVCAAILPDRGERYLNTVYNDEWVLQEIGSNPSTWYGRLAYDLFTR